Within Acomys russatus chromosome 7, mAcoRus1.1, whole genome shotgun sequence, the genomic segment GCTCCTCCCCAACCAAGCTCCTAGCCCCGACCTCTCCCAACTCTCAGGTAGACAAAAGCACATGATGGGCCCCAAGGTAAGCTAATAACTTTCAGTCCAGCCCCTTTCCCTCAGTTATCTCAGTTTGAGTTCAGGGGCCCCCCCCCCGGCTGTCTCACAGGGGGTCTTctgagtggcatagctgggtggtgctctgcctgcaaccCACCGCCACACTCCAACTTGCACAGCTTCCCAAAGCCGTGACCCAAGCCTCAGGAATGCCCATTGGTTGCAGGACAACAGGGCCTTTGTTGATTGCCACGGCATCTGGCTGGGGTAGACAAGGCAGCTCTATGCAGTCTGCCCAGAGCTTGGCTGCCActgcacccacacacccatctctttccctctcctctagGGCAGAAGCCCAGCTGCTCAGGTTGAGGGTAGGAAGGGCAAAGGGAATAGATGGCACTAAGGAAGATACCTTCATCCTTCCGGGATGGGCTGCATCTGGTATCGGGGTACCCCACTTAGACACTGCTAGTTGCTTTCTGAAGGCAGGTCTAGGCCTACCCCTGAGCTCAGAGTCCCACCCACCAGGGCATCTCTTAGAAGGTCTTTTGAGATGCTACTGGGCACGTCTGCTCCTTCCCATCAGCTTGAGTGAGAAAGCACTTCACAGGCTTCAAAATATCTGATTCCCAAAGTCCAGGGAGTCCTAGTTCCCCGGGGCAGATGTGCCTCCATCCCTCAGTTCTCTGGGTCTGCATCCATTCCCACCAGTTCTGCTGTTGACCTCTGCTCAGCCTGTATGACGTGGCCTTGCTAACTGGTCTTAACGGCCTCTTCTGGTCACACCCAAGGATcccactccacacacaccctccctgaATCCACTTACATGGCATCGTCCCGGGTCTCGGCACACAGGTGCAGGCGGGAACCCTCCCGTAGGTTCACAGTCAGCAGGCCATCTCGGCTCCTGCCCTCTGGGGGCTGCACATCTGGGagtagacacacagacatggggaTTCCCCAGACATAGGGATTCCCGAGACATAGGCCctagctgcccccaccccaggaaaCCACACACAGTGAGTGGTAGGGATTGACTTCTTGGGGGTCCTATTTGCTGGTCATTGCTAGCCCTCCATCCTACATACTTTCTTGGGAGTCTGCTGTACCCTCCAAACCCTTTCAACCTTTCCATATTACTGACTTCCTAGCACATCTCTCAATTACTGTATTACACTGTGGCCTCAGTCTTGGTTGAAGCATTAGACTCGCTGTGTGATTCTGGGACAGTCACATCACTTCTCTGAGCTTATTTCACCTTCATTCACACTCTAATACCTGCAGATATTTTATCTGGACTTACTTATGGGCACGGCACAAAGTAGGAACTCAACCAAAgaccagtttctttcttttttttcctggtggaaaagcctctctttattttttaaatatattttattaatttatccatattacatctcaattgttatcccatcccttatatcctcccattcctccttccctcccattttcccattatttcccctcccctatgactgtgactgagggggacttcctccccctgtatatgctcatagggtatcaagtctcttcttagtagcctgctgtccttcctctgagtgccaccaggtctccccatccaggggacgtggtcaaatatggggtaccagagttcatgtgaaagtcagaccccactctccactcaactgtggagaatgaaggGCCAGTTTCTTAACTCATCGCTAACCGACATACATTTGCCAACAGCCCAGAAGCAGTGTTTGTGGGCAGACCCTGACCAGGGGCAGAGGTCCATCAAAGAAGTGTTTCTACTCACCCTGGCACTCTTGGCCGACCTTTATGTCTCGGACGTTAAAGTGGATAAGCACACGGTCCTCCTCGTCCTGCGCCCTCTCATCGTGGTAGTAGCCCAGCGTGCCGTCCAGCCACAGGGCGAACCAGTTCCGCTTCCAGCGGCGGAGGATGGAGCCTGCATGATATCCCAGACGCACCAGAAAAGCTGAACCCTGAGCCTGCTAGGGGCAAGAGCCCCAGATGGGCTCCCAGAATCCCCTCATCCCTGGCCTACATTACTATCACGGCTTTCTTGTCTATCAACCTCTTAAATATTTCTCATCCCTGCCCAGCACTGGCCTGACACACGGGAGACGCTCAATAAATGCCAAACTGTGAATGGCCACTCGTGCCCACTTGTGGGAGCTTCCAAGACAAGCCCAAGCCTTTTCAAAGGCCAAGGCCTCTCCCCACTGGAAGCCTCCATCTTGTCTCTTATTTCTGGTTTGAGTGACATTCTCGTTTGTATCCACTCTGACTCTTCCACGGGACTGGGAATCTGCACCTCCCCACGTGAGGTCCTAAAGCCCAGCAGGACCTGTTATTTGGTGTGAGCCAAATCAAATGAGTTAAGAATGGACAGGGACAAGGGACATGGGGGCTCCTAGCCCAAAGGTCTTCAAGACAGCTCTTCTTCAGTACACagcaagggtgggggtggaggcgtGGCTGTGGACCCTGTGACTCTAGACATTGGTTCAAAACATGAGAAGGTATTTTAACGAAGGCATGGAGGCTCACACCTATATTTCCAGCACTCTGAGGCTGaagggaattcaaggccaatctgaacTACTGAGTAAGACccttttcagagaaaataaagaaagaaagctaggcatggtggtacatgcctgtaatcccagcactcatgtggttggaggcaggaggacaaggtCATATttggccacacagtgagtttgaggccaactagAGCTACATGAAACTTTGTATTCTGCCCCAATGTgtcacaaccccccccccccccgccatccaaAAGAGGGCTTCTTAGAGCTATGGTTCTAGAGTGGTGCTGTATCTCACTTTGCTTGGTCTTGATCTGTGTCCTGCCTAGGTTGGGGGTTGCTATGGATACACAGAACATCAAATTTATCTGTACCCAAGGAATGCACACTTTAGGGTCTAGGGCCAGTAGTATGGGCTGGGGAAGGCGGATGAGAAGACTGGCAAGTGAAAACAGTTGTGTAAGTTAGTGTAGGAACTCCGCTTGGGGCAGAGGGGGTTAAAGAAATAGCCAGAGAGGCCTCATCAGAGTGGGAAGTCTGGTTGGTCTTGAAGAGTACAGCTTTAGTAAACAGTCAGAAATGAAAGAGCATGAAAAAAAGAGGAGGCCGGAAGGTCCTGGTGTAAGGGAGAGAGATTCCCAGTGATGCATAAGGCAcagtcctttcctcctccctcctccctcccccctcctcccttccgtGGGATCAGGTGCAAGGCAACAGGGACTTGACCCAGAATCACTCACTCTGTCTCCATAGCCAGCCGCCCCTCACCAGGGCCATTTCTTCAAAAGGGCTTTCCAGGTTGGAGTCAGGTGGGACCTGTCGGAGGAGCCTCAGTTCAATGTAGCTCCG encodes:
- the Plekhb1 gene encoding pleckstrin homology domain-containing family B member 1 isoform X2 → MALVRGGWLWRQSSILRRWKRNWFALWLDGTLGYYHDERAQDEEDRVLIHFNVRDIKVGQECQDVQPPEGRSRDGLLTVNLREGSRLHLCAETRDDAIAWKTALLEANSTPVRVYSPYQDYYEVVPPNAHEATYVRSYYGPPYAGPGVTHVIVREDPCYSSGAPLAMGMLAGAATGAALGSLMWSPCWF